A single region of the Vicia villosa cultivar HV-30 ecotype Madison, WI linkage group LG4, Vvil1.0, whole genome shotgun sequence genome encodes:
- the LOC131599075 gene encoding uncharacterized protein LOC131599075, with protein sequence MEETFDLRNDVELATSVSDKHRDLLRPSARSYSIFRGQAADAPDHDRGKYALIRDPEDLQTGLYDKPLPCFGCGIGWFSFLVGFLCPPLWYYATILYFGNYYMKDPRERAGLGASAIAALISSVALLIIGAILLLHSL encoded by the exons ATGGAAGAGACTTTTGATTTGAGAAATGATGTAGAATTGGCAACATCAGTCTCTGATAAGCATCGTGATCTTCTGAGGCCATCTGCTCGAAGTTATTCAATTTTTAGAG GTCAGGCAGCTGATGCTCCTGATCATGATAGAGGCAAGTATGCTCTAATTCGAGACCCAGAGGACCTGCAAACCGGACTTTACGACAAACCCCTTCCATGTTTTGGATGCGGAATTGGATGGTTCTC ATTTCTTGTTGGATTTCTATGTCCACCTCTGTGGTACTATGCAACTATTCTCTATTTTGGAAATTACTACATGAAGGATCCTAGGGAACGTGCGGGATTGGGAGCCTCTGCAATTGCT GCTTTAATATCCTCTGTGGCATTGCTTATCATAGGAGCTATTCTTCTGTTGCATTCACTCTGA